The following is a genomic window from Fulvia fulva chromosome 9, complete sequence.
TTCTTCTCCATCTTCTGTCGAACTCCCTTGTCGCCTGCAGAACTCTTTTAGCAAAGGTCTCGTGTAGCGTTCTGATGCACTGTACCGTAGAAGTCACTGTCGTCTGAAATGTGGCCATCGCCGTCAACGAATTGGTCCGCTGCCATGCTGACCACCATCAGCAGGCGAAGGACAGCCGGTCGGTGATCTCTGGATCTTTCACATATCGATGTTGaatgttaaacaggtacgagttgcgcagcagtggaagacggcggatcacacaaaagacgaagaaggacccaatgggatagcgtgcatctacatacagtatcgccggtgttggtgtaggtagatgctaggtgtccggatgtttgccagcctataggctggcaaaccctagtcacgtgatctaatcacatgacacacccacacctacatgcttgtcctgcggcctgtatgttctcaacatTGAAGGTAAAAAGAAAGTCCGTCTTGGATCCCGGTTCAATGGCTTCGTCTGTGTGCTATAGACTTTCACGCTAGCAGGGATACGCGTCCACCTTCGCGAACGCGCCTGCTTCGTGTGTCTACACATTCGCATACTGGTAAGAACAACTTCAAAGCACTATCTCAACACTGTACAATACACGATTCAGTAAATATCATGCCTCACGCAGTCTCGCCCGAGCGCGAACCAAACGCGACACCAGAAGATGCAACACTTCCAGACGCGCCAGCATACAACGGCGAGGAAAAGGAAAACGAAGATGTCGACATGGCCGATTCTCCCAAGGCCAATGCACCGCAGACTACAAAAGGCCTTGACGACATGTTCGACGACGATGATGATGACGACGAGTTCTCCTCTAGCGCCGCGACACGACCCGAAGACAGCTCCCAACCACAACCGCAAGCACCTTCAGCGAAACGGCCAGTTGTCGAGGAAGAGACCCTCAGACAATTCTACCAACGATTATGTCCCTTCCGACAACTCTTCCAATGGCTCAATCACTCAGCAACACCACAGCCAGACTTCCAGAATCGCGAATTCTCCTTCTGGCTGCCAGGAAACCGCGTCATTCGATACCTGTCCTTCCCCTCTGCAGATCTGCTGAGGAAACAAGTAGTCCAGATGTGCCCGGAGCGTTTCGAAATTGGACCGCAATACACCATAAATCCGAAAGACCGCAAGACGCTGAAGAAGGCATCGGCGTTCCGGCCTGTCATGAAAGAGCTCGTCTTCGATATCGATATGACAGATTATGATCCGATCCGAACATGTTGTCAGGGAACTAAGATCTGTAACAAATGCTGGCAGTTCATCGTTATGGCGATCAAGGTGGTTGACACAGCATTGCGGGAGGACTTTGGCTTCCAGCACATCATGTGGGTCTACTCGGGACGAAGAGGTGCACACGCGTGGATCAGTGACAAGAGAGCGCGAGAGATGGACGATAGCAAGAGAAAAGCCATTGCAAACTATCTCGAAGTGCTTCGCGGCAATGAGAACGGCAAGAGAATGGGTCTGCGCAGACCACTACACCCGCATGTCGACAGAAGCTTGAAGCTCTTGACGCCATACTTCCAAAACGACGTACTCGCGGAGCAGGACCCCTGGCAATCAGCTGAGCAAGCCGAGAAGCTACTGAACCTCATCCCAGACAAGTCACTGGCAGACGCCTTGAAGAAAAAATGGGACGTCTCAGCAGACCGTACCTCAAGCCAAAAGTGGGCAGACATCGACGCATTAGCAGAAGCCGGCAGCCTCTCAACCCTAAACCCCCGACAACTAGTCGATGTCAAGCAAGACATCCGCCTGGAATACACCTACCCCCGCCTCGACGCCGAAGTCTCCAAGAAGCTCAATCATTTGCTCAAGTCGCCCTTCGTGGTACATCCTGGTACAGGACGAGTCTGTGTACCCATCGACATTCGAAGACTAGAAGATTTCGACCCTTTTGAAGTTCCGACTGTCACACAGCTGCTTGACGAGATCGATCAATGGGAGACGAAGCAGGGCGCTGGGATGAGTGATGAGGATAAAGCTAAGGTCCAGGATTGGCAGAAGACGAGCTTGAAGCCTTATGTGGAGTATTTTAGGGGACATGTTGCTGCTCTGTTGAAAGAGGAGAGTAGAGGGAAGCGGGAGCGGGAAGATGATGGGATGGAGTTCTGAGCGCTTTTGATACAAGTTCTGGCGTACTGTCCATATGATGAACGACAACTTCCATGCATCTGTCGAGCAACATCCTCATTCCTACCGCATCTGCCCAAGTGGCTTCTCATGCACCCTCTTCTGCCTCTCAAACATCCTCTCCAAAACCTCCATCCACCTTCTCGGCCGATCTCCAAGCTCCCGTCCAGGGTTCTTGAACAGCTTCGCCACCACTTCCCTCAACTTCATCCTCAGAGTCTTCAACACAATCATCGTCCTCCAATCCTTCACCTTGAACCGTAACCTGTTGCCATCAACAATGATTACCCCAGCGTACATGTGAAACACTGCATCGCCGCACATCAGCAGCAAGGGGATCTCGGAGACTGGAGATGTTTCTTGCGCATTGGTGAAGCGCGAGGAACTCTGCATGATGCTGTAGAAGGAGAGGTATTTCACGTCCGGTGCGAGGTTGGTTTTGTTGACGGAGGTAGGGTGCAGACCGAGGGACTGGTTGTTGGCCACATTTCGCCATCCTTTGCCGTCTTGCTTGATGACTTTGGGGTAGAAAGACCACGCCACGACGGAGTTGGCGATGGTGTCGTTTTCTTCTGCCGCGGTGTGTTTAGCAGGCAAGGCGACGAAGTTTCTGTGGCGTTGGTTGTAGCGCATCTTGGAGAGGGCTGCTTTCTCGTCGGCGCCGAGGTGGACGAAGCCGGCGTCTTGGAGGGAGCTGAGGAGCTGTGCTTTGAGGTCTTCAATGTTGCCGAGGTTTTGGGGACTGAGGAAGTTCTTGTTGCAGAATTGCCATTCGGACATGCCTTGGGTTGTGCAGATCTTGCGCCAAGCGCTGTAGGCGTTGTAGACTGTCAGGAGGTCTGAGTCGCCGCGCTTGAAGCCGAGTCGAACTGTGTCGGCTTGCTTCTTGGCATGCATGGGGCTCAGAAAGGGGGACTTGGAGGAGAGCGTGGCGGCCACGGTCAAAGCGAAGTCGAGGCACCCAAAGTTGCTTCCCAGCAAGATCAGCTTGCCTAGCTGAGCGTCCAGTGGCAGCTTTGCTAGCTGTGTACCGAGAGATGTGAGCTCTTCTCGCTCTGTCAACGCGCCGACCTCCACCAAAGCGTCGATGGCTCTTCTGATGTTCCTGCTCGAAGGCGGATCCAGAGCCTGAGCTAAGGCTTCCTCGATGCCACCAAGCTTACAGATCTTGACTCTCATTACCAAGTCTTGTAGTGATAGGCGAAGCATCTCTGGAGTCTGCTGTTCGACCATGAGCTGATCGTGGCGATGCTTGGTGAACAAGTGGAAGCAGATTCCTTGCTGAACACGACCAGCTCGACCTCGACGCTGCTTCGCGTTCGCTCGCGCGACGAAACTCTGGATCAGTCTAGACATCTGCCGTCGTTCATCGAAGCGCATCTCCTTGTGTTTGCCAGTGTCTATAACGCAGGTCACGTCTGGGATTGTGATTCCAGTCTCGGCAATGTTCGTGGCCATGACAATTTTGCGCATGCCTTGAGGTGGGATATCAAACGCAGCTTGCTGGTCCTCGCTGGAGAAGGTCGAATGAAGTGGATGTAGGCGCCATCCTTTCTGAAACTTTGGGTGTCCCGCAAGCAAGTCGTTCAGTTGGCGGATCTCCGCAATACCTGGCAAGAAGACCAGTACTGCTTTGCTGAAATCACGGTACTGAGGCTGATACGCAATCTTCTCTAGCAGCTTGACGATGAGACTGTAGTCGATACGGTACTCATCATAGTTGGCGAGCGTGTTGAGCGTCTTCTTGCTGTATCCTTGAAGCTGCTGTTGGCCGGCGCCTTTCTGCTGTGCCTCATCGTCCGCGTCATCTTCGTCAACGGCATTTGTTGAGGCGTCCTCGTTGGTATGGCCAGTGAGCTCGATGGCATCTTCCAGGAACTTGGCTTCCACAGGAAACGTCCTTCCGGGTACGTTGATGATAGGAGCGCCATGTAGATAGTTCGAGAACTTCTGTGCATCCACGGTTGCGCTCATGAGCACTACTCTCAGGCCTGGGCGCTTGATCATAAGCGACTGAAGGATGATGAGCAAAAAGTCAGTGTCTATACTGCGCTCGTGTACTTCGTCGATCACGAGATGGGTGATCTCATCCAAGCCATCGGATCGTTCTAGCATACGCAGGACGATACCTGTAGTGGCATAGACCAAACGTGTGTTTGCGGTAGTGTGAGACTCCAGTCGGATGGCATAACCCACAAGCGACCGTGCAGTTCCAACGTCGCCCTTATGCTCGCCCATCTCCTCGCTTACTCTCTGTGCAAGAGAGATGGCCGAAATACGACGAGGCTCTGTGCAGTAGATTTTGCAAGGCCTACCGTGTGACAGCTCGTGTTCCAGTATGAATGCAGGCAGCTGCGTGGACTTGCCGCAGCCAGTCTCTCCGCAAAGGATGGTGACCTGATTCCGCTGGATGGTATCGAGAGCCACAGCTCGGAAGTGAAACATGGGCAAGTTCATGCGAGCGAGGAGCATGCGCTGGTAGTTAGGGGTCGCAGTCTTGTGGTACCACATCATCTGAAGCTCCTCTGAGATCTCTGGCGATCCGGGCTTTGGTGTACCAATGCGTAACACCGGCGTTGCAGCGCCACTGGCTCCCTCCAAACGTCGGCGACTGCTGGCATTGAAGACGACCTCATCATCGTCATCGTCATCTGAGCCTTTGTTGTTCTCCACCAGCTCGCGTACTTCTTTCACGACGCTGCCGTCTACAGCCAGCACATGCTCCTGCTTTGCACGAGCGAACTCGTCCCAGAGGTTACGGAACGTTGGTGGCAGTCGAAGATGTGCCTTCTCTTCTTTCGGTGAGCCGGAGAATATCAAGAATAGCGCGGCTGTAGCGACAAAGGCTTCGCTCTGAGTAATGTCAGGCGTAGCGATTTGTGTGGCAGTAATGACCAAGACATTGCCCGCTTTATGCTTGACCTCGACAGCAGGCATGAATGCACACTCGAACGCGTCTTGCTCCTTTGTCCAATGTATCGTGACAGTATGCCTACAAGCATATGTCGTCTGCGAAACCATCTTGTACACTACTTTGCTTCTCGCATCTCGAGCCTTGCATGCCTCCTCGAGGACCCGCTTAGGGTTCATGCCAGTAAGTCGACCGAAGTCTCTGATCGTAACACCATGGCCATCAGCATCGCCAGTAGGATCCTCGCCTGGCTGTTGGACACTAGGCAGCGCGTCGAACATGCCGCTGAGCATATCGCCATCTTCGCCAGCTTCTGCAAGGAGTTCTTGGCCAAGTCTTTCAGCTTCATCGTTGACGTCATTATCTGGTGCTTCAGTTTGTGTAACTTCGTCATCCTTCGATTTGTTCGTCTCATGTAACTGCAGCCTTTTCCTCTCGGCTGCATCACGCATCAATTCGATCTTTTGCCCGGCCCAGTGAGCATCAGCTTGTCGCTTGTCGAACAAGACATCGGACTCTATCCGCTGCAGCTTCTGTTCGAGTTTGCGTGTACCATCGCTTCTCGACGCCTTGGCGGGTGTCGCTGCTGGTTTGGAGGACTTGGTCTTTCGAGTGTGTCCAGATTCAGATTCTGGACTGAGCTGATAGAGTTTAACCCTCGTCCGCAGGTATACAGATAGCAGTTCATCGGGCTCCAGATCACTCTCAACATCGCTGACATCTATGCTCTCCTGTTCTGGAGATGATGCATCCTCCTTACCACCACGGGAGACAGGCGAGTCATGTTTCTTCTTCGAGTCATCATTAGATGAAGCAGAGTCGACCTGCAGACAGGTTAGCGTCAGCGGCCAGGGTACTCAAGGAGCAGAATTGTCGGTTCAGTATAAGGGGAAGTAGCATGGAAGACCAATTGGCGCCGTCACGCTCAACAAACATGCTTGGAGCTTTCCAGCACCGGACCATACACTCACCTCATCGTCTACGAGCTCCACAGCGGCATTTAGCGACTTCGGCTTCTGAAAATCATAGTCTAGAAGCTCGTCTGGCTCGCAGTGTAGCGATAACCACTCGAAGCACTCCTCGATCCCCCAGCCGTAATTCGATGCATTCTCAGCCGGCGGATTGCTTACAAGCCAGCCAAGAAGTTCGTTGACTCGAGCCAAAGGAAGATCAAGATCTAGGAGAGTTGACCTCAATTGCCAAACCTTTGCTATGAGATCGTCCCCTACAGGCAGCTTGTTCTTCTTGACAGAGTCAGAATCTCGCCGAAGATCATCCAGGGTCAAGTCCAGAATGTGCTGCATCAACTCTTCTGGCAGCCAGTCCTTGACGGACAGATACTCTGCCTGACCACGTAGCAACCGCTTGTCGGTCTGAAGGCGGGTGCCTTGACGTGTCGTTTCCTTCTTGACTTTGGGTCCATGTTTGTCGACAAATTGCTGGAGCTCTGATGCTTCCAGTTGTGCCTCCAGTTCCTCTGGGCTGAGCTCGTGGAGATGTCGTGATTCGGTCTTTGCACTTGAGGCAGGCGCTTCAACTGAAGTTGCAGGCGTTGAGGTTTTGTCTGCAGGTGTGACTGCTCCGGATGTCTTGGTGCTGGTCTCCTCAGAAGCCGTCTCTGGCTTCGGCTTCGACGCAACAGATGTGGTGGCAAAGCCTCTGGCTGGATTTGCTGCGGGCTTGGTCTTCTTTTTCTTGCTACCCGCCGGCATGGCGCGCCCTCTGTACAGTGATGTAACAGAGAAGGCGGATGTGTTGGTCGGGGTGAGAACACGAAGCATGTCAACACGCGAGCTGGTGGTGTGACGTGTGTTGGTGGGATGGATGATCGGGGTCCATCAAATCTTGGCAAGAGACCATCAAATCCTCCTCAAGTCTTCGCAGCTCAAAGCAGACACCGTCCTTCACTGCTGTGTTTTTGTTGTTTTGCTTTGCATTCTGCATCCTGCGCATGACCTTTCCTGCGCATATGAACGGCTGACAGATAGAACCTAACGGCCACTACTTGATGTTGGCGAAGACGCGACCTGTGCTACGAGCACCAGCTTGAAGTTGTGTCACGAAGACAGACACTACATACAGGAGAAGATGGCGGAGACAGAGAACAGCGTAGAGGCAGTGTCGAATGGCGATCATGCCTTTGACATCTGGGAGGTGAGGCAGGTGCTACTGTCTAGCAGCACAAAGCGTCGGGCTGGCGAGCTTCACAGCATCCACGATCAGCTCGTGAGTCGAGGTAGGTGTAAGACTTCCCTCCAAGCATATGTTTCGGCCGTTTCTGACACGCAACTAGAAATCTCCATTTCTCAAGTCCCCGCTCTCTTGAACACATTCCTCGATACGCTCCCTCTCTACGTCGATACACGATCAAGGCAGGCAGTGGAGTCGTGTCTGTCTGCAATTGCCAGCGCAGAGGCCGCGCCGAAACTGCTTGCGCGCTTCGTGAAGAGCTTGGAGGATGAGTCGAAGAAAGTGGCCATTGCGCCAGCAAATGCATTCATCTTGATTCGGTGGAGCTCGCTGGTGTTACAACATGCGGCAAAGCAAAAAGAGCTGTGGGACGTGGCCGGGGAAATATCAACCCGGACACTCACCAACGCCTTGAACATCCTCTTCGCGTCGAAGCCAAAAGACAGCACCGTTGCGACCGCGCTCCGCGTAAGCAGAAGAGCCTTTCGAACAGTCCTCAAGGCACCTTTTGGCCCGGAAACGATTGGCGCATGCATCACGAGACTCTCCGCCAAAGCTGCCAGTCCAGCTCCCCAGAATGCTTTGCCGCTCGGCATCATCGCAGGCGTTTGCGCGCGAGTGGCAGGTCAGAAGTCAGTCGTGGAAGACAAACGGCAGCACTACTGTGCATTCTACCTGAGAGAGTTCCTTGGGTCCAAAGTCCAGCTTCCGGTCTACATCAGCAATGCTCTGCACGACTTTTGGGAATCATACGTGTCAGTGGAAGATCTCAAGAAGGACATCATACCGACTGTGGAGAAGTCGCTTCTGCGGGCACCAGAGGTCGTGCTGAACGATCTGGTGGCGCCTGTGGTATCCTCCCTACCCGCAGACCAGGACTTGTCTGACATACTCGCAAACAACCTCGTCAAGCCGCTGGTCTCAAACATCAAGTCTACAAATGCGACAACTCGAGAAGGCGCTGTGCGAACGTTCAAAGCACTAGCACAGCGTTGCAAAGACGAGAAGCTGGTCGAGAAGGCCGCGGACGAGATCCTGACACCCCTGAAGACCAACAAAGTAACATCCGCTGATCAGCGCGTCCTGCATGCTGATATGCTCTCTGTACTGTCACCTTCATCGTCACTAGCGTCAAAAGTGCCCCAAGGACTTGTACCGGTAGCTGTCAAGGAAGGAAACGAGCCGGCGGCATCTGCCATCGTCAGCTGTATCGCAGTGTTCGTGCGGTATGCTCTTGAGCAGGGTGCGAAGGTTGACAACGCAACAATCGATGCATTCAATAAAGGCTTGGCTGAGAAACGCTTGCCAATGCGTCGCATCTGGGCACTGCACCTGGCTGAGATCGTTTCGTCAGTGACCCCAGAGACTCTAGCGAACGAGGCGACCACCTCCCTGTTCGATGCATGTGTGGGCAAGTTCATCGATGCCTTCAACGATGTTCACGCGAACCCGCTGCCAGCCGCACAAAACGGACAGGTGTCAGTGGCATGTGCGGCAACAGCCCTGTGCCTTGCGAGAGCACCTGGCATGCCAAATCTCAAGAACACCTCTATCATCAAGAAAGCCAGCATCGCTAGTAAGGTCTTGGCGCTGGAACCGAAACCATCATTCTTGCTCAACCCTCGTGTATACACGAAGCTCGCCACCAAGGAGGATCTCAAGTGGTTCCTGCGTGCCGTCAATGCTGTCTTCCCACGGTTGCAAACGGAGAACGGCCAGGACGCGCTATCAATTGCTTGGGCTCAAGCTCTCATCTTTCTCATTGCGTCAAGTGCCGTGCCTGCAGAAATCAAGAAAGAGGCTCTCGTAGCTCTGCAGACTCTCTACACCACAGCTCCTCGCGCTACGGCTCAGATTGTTGTCAACGGCTTGTGGCAATGGTGCGAAGACCTCGAGCTTGAAAGCAAGGACAGCACCGCTGTAGCAGCCAAGTCAGGCAACGACAAATTATTTAGAGTTGTGCGGGCGATATGTCTTGACTCAGAAGCTTTGTCGAAACTGAATGCCGATATCGAGAAGGAAGTGATCGAGACGCAACTGAGGGCACTCTTGGTTCTCTGCAGACCACAACTGGTGCCGAAAGCACCGTGGATCGATATGTGTCTCCGAACCGGCACTGATCCTGGCACCATGGTGGAGAAGTCGTCACAGGACTGCCTGGTACGAATACTGGCGGTGACCGAGAATCCCGTTTGGCGACCACTTCCGGCTTTCCAGATGGCAGCATGTGCCGCCGCTGCTGACCTGGCTTTTGTTGCCCCTGAGACGATGACACCACTCCTTGTCGCACAAATATCGTTGGATCTAGATCTGAAACAGCTCAGCGATATTGGCCCGACTGAAGCAGCAATATCACGAACGCCCGAAGGAACAGCTTTCGTTGACGTGCTGTCGACGTCCAGCCAGACTCAGCAGATCAGCAAGAATGACAAAGACTACGAGATCCTGAAGTTTGAAGAAGAGCTACGAGCGCAGATCGCTTCGAAGAAAGGGCAGACCAAGAAGCTTACACCAGATGAACAGGCTAAAGTCAACGCCCAGCTCAAGAAAGAGTCCGAGATACGAAAGCAGGTCAGTGAAGTGGCTGATCGATTACGACGAGGTATCGGCATGATCACTGCGCTCGCGACAGGACCACCAACTGAGGCTGAGGCCTGGTTTGGCTCCTCTGTgaagcttctcttcgaggtGATTCAAGCTGGCGCCGGCCTCATCCTTGGCGATGCTGCCTCAGTAGGCTACCTCCGTTGCTCTGAGAAGACCTCGACACGCCTTGGCCAGTTGCGACCTTTCGTCGGTGTCGCCACCTTGAGATCAGCCGGCATCACCATGCTGCCAGAGAATCTTCTCGCTGAACCTCTTGGAGATCTTGTCACTCGGTTGCTGTACAGGATTCGATTCCTCGGCGAGCAAAAACCGTTTGACACTGTCACTCTGAGTTATATCCTGTCACTGATCTTTTTGGTCTTGGAGAATGCAGGTGTCGATCGTGCTGCAGGTGAAGACGCTGACGAGCAGATCATTCTCGCTATCGAGTTCATGTCGTTCCACACACAAGCCTGCGAAGATCCTCGTCTGCCTCGAGAGAAGATCATCGCCACGCTCATCGCGGCAATGCAGCGTTATACTCAGCACTTCAGAGACATCAAGGACTGCTTCGCCGACCTTTGTCGATGTGTCGCACCAAGCATGATCGCCACAGAGACTGACACTGCTGTCCGAGGTGTACTTGTTTCCGACACTTCCGTGCGTAATGCTGTGTTGCAGGCGATAAGTGCCGAACTCGAACTGGCAGATCGTGAGTTTTACGAAGAGATCTGGCTGGCTTGCCACGACGACGATGAGGAGAATGCTGGCATTGCACATGAGATCTGGGAAGAGAACGAGCTCAAAGTCGTGCCTGATGGTGCGATGCAGTGTCTGTCGTATCTTGAGTCGCTTGATCCACAACTCAGACGTGCGGCTGCCAGAGCTGTCGCAGCTGCTGTCAAGCAGAATCCAGCCACGTTCCAAGACGTGCTCCAAGCACTACAAGTCCGCTACGCCGAAGCTGCGAAGCCTAGAAAACCAGAGCTCGACAAGTATGGAATGCCGCTCAAGAAGGACTTGTCGGATCCGTGGGAGGCCAGACATGGCTTCGCGTTGGCGTTCAAAGAAATGGCGGTCACCTTCCCAGCAGAGCAACTTCAGTCATTCCTAAACTTCCTGATACAGAATGGTCCGTTGGCTGATAAGAGTGTAACTGTACGAGATGCCATGGTTGATGCAGCCACTGCGGTTGTATCAGCTCGGGGTAAGGAACTCGTAGAGCCACTGATGAAGCTTTGCGAGGATACGCTTGGCTCGAGCAGTAACTCGCAAACCCAGGATCTGGTCAATGAAGCCGTGGTCATTCTCTACGGCGCTCTGGCTAGACATTTACCAAAGGGCGATCAACGCATACCGAAGGTGGTCAATCGCTTACTGGACACGCTCAGTACACCATCGGAGTCTGTACAATATGCAGTAGCACAGTGCCTCCCACCACTTGTCCGAGCATCGATCGATCAAGCAGGACAATATCTGCAGCAGACGCTGAACGATACCTTACATGCCAAGAAGTATGCAGCGCGTCGTGGTGCAGCATACGGTTTAGCTGGTATCGTCAAGGGCAGAGGTATCTCGATCTTGCGGGAAACCAGACTCCTGTCCACACTCAGGAGCGCGACCGAGAACAAGAAGGACCCGAATGAACGACAAGGTGCTTTCCTGGCCATCGAGCTGCTTTCATTGCTTCTGGGACGTGTCTTCGAGCCCTACGTGATTCAGCTTGTACCTCAGATGCTCTCCGGATTTGGCGATGCTAGCGCTGATGTGCGTGAAGCTTGTCTGGACGCAGCGAAGACGTGCTTCTCGTCGTTGAGCTCGTTCGGTGTCAAGCAAGTCTTGCCACAATTGCTAGATGGTCTTGACGAGCAGCAGTGGCGCAGCAAGAAAGGTGCTTGCGACTCGTTGGGCGCCATGGCATACCTCGACCCACAACAGCTTGCTGTCTCGCTGCCAGAGATCATCCCTCCACTCACGGAGGTGCTCAATGACAGCCACAAAGAAGTGCGCTCCTCTGCCAATCGAAGCTTACAGCGATTCGGAGAAGTCATCAGCAACCCCGAAGTGAAGAGTCAGGTCAGCATATTGTTGAAGGCTCTCAGCGATCCTACAAAGTACACCGACGAAGCTCTTGACGCGCTCATCAAGGTCAACTTCATCCATTACCTCGATGCGCCATCACTCGCGCTCGTCGTTCGCATCTTGGAACGTGGTCTCGGCGACCGCTCTGCGACAAAGCGAAAAGCGGCTCAGATCATTGGCAGTCTGGCACATCTCACGGAAAAGAGAG
Proteins encoded in this region:
- a CDS encoding eIF-2-alpha kinase activator GCN1, which produces MAETENSVEAVSNGDHAFDIWEVRQVLLSSSTKRRAGELHSIHDQLVSREISISQVPALLNTFLDTLPLYVDTRSRQAVESCLSAIASAEAAPKLLARFVKSLEDESKKVAIAPANAFILIRWSSLVLQHAAKQKELWDVAGEISTRTLTNALNILFASKPKDSTVATALRVSRRAFRTVLKAPFGPETIGACITRLSAKAASPAPQNALPLGIIAGVCARVAGQKSVVEDKRQHYCAFYLREFLGSKVQLPVYISNALHDFWESYVSVEDLKKDIIPTVEKSLLRAPEVVLNDLVAPVVSSLPADQDLSDILANNLVKPLVSNIKSTNATTREGAVRTFKALAQRCKDEKLVEKAADEILTPLKTNKVTSADQRVLHADMLSVLSPSSSLASKVPQGLVPVAVKEGNEPAASAIVSCIAVFVRYALEQGAKVDNATIDAFNKGLAEKRLPMRRIWALHLAEIVSSVTPETLANEATTSLFDACVGKFIDAFNDVHANPLPAAQNGQVSVACAATALCLARAPGMPNLKNTSIIKKASIASKVLALEPKPSFLLNPRVYTKLATKEDLKWFLRAVNAVFPRLQTENGQDALSIAWAQALIFLIASSAVPAEIKKEALVALQTLYTTAPRATAQIVVNGLWQWCEDLELESKDSTAVAAKSGNDKLFRVVRAICLDSEALSKLNADIEKEVIETQLRALLVLCRPQLVPKAPWIDMCLRTGTDPGTMVEKSSQDCLVRILAVTENPVWRPLPAFQMAACAAAADLAFVAPETMTPLLVAQISLDLDLKQLSDIGPTEAAISRTPEGTAFVDVLSTSSQTQQISKNDKDYEILKFEEELRAQIASKKGQTKKLTPDEQAKVNAQLKKESEIRKQVSEVADRLRRGIGMITALATGPPTEAEAWFGSSVKLLFEVIQAGAGLILGDAASVGYLRCSEKTSTRLGQLRPFVGVATLRSAGITMLPENLLAEPLGDLVTRLLYRIRFLGEQKPFDTVTLSYILSLIFLVLENAGVDRAAGEDADEQIILAIEFMSFHTQACEDPRLPREKIIATLIAAMQRYTQHFRDIKDCFADLCRCVAPSMIATETDTAVRGVLVSDTSVRNAVLQAISAELELADREFYEEIWLACHDDDEENAGIAHEIWEENELKVVPDGAMQCLSYLESLDPQLRRAAARAVAAAVKQNPATFQDVLQALQVRYAEAAKPRKPELDKYGMPLKKDLSDPWEARHGFALAFKEMAVTFPAEQLQSFLNFLIQNGPLADKSVTVRDAMVDAATAVVSARGKELVEPLMKLCEDTLGSSSNSQTQDLVNEAVVILYGALARHLPKGDQRIPKVVNRLLDTLSTPSESVQYAVAQCLPPLVRASIDQAGQYLQQTLNDTLHAKKYAARRGAAYGLAGIVKGRGISILRETRLLSTLRSATENKKDPNERQGAFLAIELLSLLLGRVFEPYVIQLVPQMLSGFGDASADVREACLDAAKTCFSSLSSFGVKQVLPQLLDGLDEQQWRSKKGACDSLGAMAYLDPQQLAVSLPEIIPPLTEVLNDSHKEVRSSANRSLQRFGEVISNPEVKSQVSILLKALSDPTKYTDEALDALIKVNFIHYLDAPSLALVVRILERGLGDRSATKRKAAQIIGSLAHLTEKRDLTAHLPILVAGLRVAVVDPVPTTRATASKALGSTIEKLGEDALPDLIPSLMSTLKSDSGAGDRLGSAQALSEVLAGLGTSRLEETLPTIMQNVSSSKASVREGFMSLFIFLPACFGNSFANYLNRIIPPILAGLADDVESIRETALRAGRLLVKNFAARSVDLLLPELERGLADDSYRIRLSSVELVGDLLFNLTGISGKAEAEDIEEGANEAGQSLLEILGEEKRNRVLSALYICRCDTSGLVRTSAMNVWKALVSSPRTLRELVPTLTQLLIRRLASSNPEQKVIAGNALGELIRKAGEGVLATLLPTLEEGLQTSTDTDAREGICIALRELISAATPESLEDYEKTLISVVRTALVDSNEDVREAAAEAFDSLQKILGKRAVDQVLPHLLNLLRSEEDKDNALSALLTLLTETSRSNIILPNLLPTLLTSPISGFNARALASLAEVASSAMTRRLPNILNSLMDNKIATKDMDVRSDLDAAFNSILLSVDEYDGLNTMMSVMLAMAKHDDHRRRAAADLHLAKFFSETDIDFSRYYPDIIRALLIAFDDSDNEVVKAAWSALDALMKKLRKEEMESLVVSTRQTLNQVGVAGHALPGFSLPKGINAILPIFLQGLMNGSAEQRTQAALAISDLIDRTAADGLRPFVTQITGPLIRVVSERSTELKAAILLTLNNLLEKIPTFLKPFLPQLQRTFAKSLADPSSEVLRSRAAKALGTLITMTPRIDPLIAELVTGSKTTDMGVKNAILKALYEVVSKAGANMNDVSRNSILGLIDSDSGDSDDALDITYAKLLGALIKVLPTDTQTELIKSRVLRKDFSHASILALNAVLLDAPETLTTSLDDITRTIIAQGIRNREPFIADNAVLASGKYLLSDAGNKTYEGTKPIFETFADYVLPGAPVDTRRLILVVIRTVSRENNELIRPHLALLVPAIFKGVRDPVIPVKLSAEAAFLSIFQVVEEESAVFDKFMQGPGASLGPGEKRSMQEYFKRIALRLSSQARERKEAEGGAGGLGLSSDEQEDVREVWSIGKVDLGEGNFADE
- a CDS encoding DNA primase small subunit; protein product: MPHAVSPEREPNATPEDATLPDAPAYNGEEKENEDVDMADSPKANAPQTTKGLDDMFDDDDDDDEFSSSAATRPEDSSQPQPQAPSAKRPVVEEETLRQFYQRLCPFRQLFQWLNHSATPQPDFQNREFSFWLPGNRVIRYLSFPSADLLRKQVVQMCPERFEIGPQYTINPKDRKTLKKASAFRPVMKELVFDIDMTDYDPIRTCCQGTKICNKCWQFIVMAIKVVDTALREDFGFQHIMWVYSGRRGAHAWISDKRAREMDDSKRKAIANYLEVLRGNENGKRMGLRRPLHPHVDRSLKLLTPYFQNDVLAEQDPWQSAEQAEKLLNLIPDKSLADALKKKWDVSADRTSSQKWADIDALAEAGSLSTLNPRQLVDVKQDIRLEYTYPRLDAEVSKKLNHLLKSPFVVHPGTGRVCVPIDIRRLEDFDPFEVPTVTQLLDEIDQWETKQGAGMSDEDKAKVQDWQKTSLKPYVEYFRGHVAALLKEESRGKREREDDGMEF